A portion of the Carya illinoinensis cultivar Pawnee chromosome 11, C.illinoinensisPawnee_v1, whole genome shotgun sequence genome contains these proteins:
- the LOC122281178 gene encoding nuclear transcription factor Y subunit B-3-like, with amino-acid sequence MADSDNESEGGGERAGNASANELSPREQDRFLPIANVSRIMKKALPANAKISKDAKETVQECVSEFISFITGEASDKCQREKRKTINGDDLLWAMTTLGFEDYVEPLKVYLQKFREMEGEKSVAVRDKDASAGGASSTGFGNGGGFEQPGGGVYGSGSGMGMMMHQGGHVYGSSGFHQQMGTAGSGFGGLGKSGTGYVGPGSNTGRPR; translated from the coding sequence ATGGCGGACTCAGACAACGAGTCCGAAGGAGGCGGTGAAAGAGCTGGAAATGCGTCGGCCAATGAGCTGTCACCACGGGAGCAGGACCGGTTCTTGCCGATTGCGAACGTGAGCCGGATCATGAAGAAGGCGCTGCCGGCGAACGCGAAGATCTCAAAGGACGCCAAGGAGACGGTGCAAGAGTGCGTGTCGGAGTTCATAAGCTTCATCACCGGCGAGGCATCCGACAAGTGCCAGAGGGAGAAGCGAAAGACGATCAACGGCGACGATCTGCTTTGGGCCATGACCACCCTCGGCTTCGAGGACTACGTGGAGCCCCTCAAGGTGTACCTGCAGAAGTTCAGGGAGATGGAGGGAGAGAAGAGCGTGGCGGTGCGTGACAAGGACGCCTCTGCCGGAGGCGCTTCCTCGACGGGTTTTGGTAACGGTGGTGGGTTCGAACAGCCGGGTGGCGGGGTATATGGGAGTGGTAGCGGGATGGGCATGATGATGCATCAGGGTGGACATGTGTACGGCTCCAGTGGGTTTCATCAACAGATGGGTACTGCCGGTAGTGGTTTTGGCGGGTTGGGGAAGAGTGGGACCGGTTATGTTGGGCCTGGTTCGAATACGGGTAGGCCCAGATAA